One genomic segment of Ammoniphilus sp. CFH 90114 includes these proteins:
- a CDS encoding DUF4931 domain-containing protein, whose product MSSHTHLYFNSSIGIQKPENIINRGASCPFCEREKLKDIIDQKGEIILLKNKYPVLEETYPLVLIETEDCDSELSLYRKDHLFQLIDFGVSHWLRLLDSHEFRSVIFFKNHGPKSGGSIRHPHMQIIGLNHMDSNRLVEPAHFEGILIAKSHHVEWNLSTSPRMGFYEFNVVSEQGETKQMAEFIQRTCHYILNHFYRCDSYNLFFYQVGDKLIAKIIPRFVTSPLFVGYSIPQVAMNLEDIVRSVQKLYV is encoded by the coding sequence TTGTCATCTCATACACATCTTTACTTTAATTCGAGTATTGGGATTCAAAAACCTGAAAATATCATTAATCGAGGAGCCTCTTGTCCTTTTTGCGAAAGAGAGAAGCTAAAAGACATCATTGATCAAAAGGGAGAGATCATTCTCCTTAAAAATAAGTATCCAGTGCTGGAGGAAACTTACCCGTTAGTGTTGATTGAAACAGAGGATTGCGACTCGGAGCTCTCCCTTTACCGTAAAGATCACCTATTTCAATTGATTGATTTTGGTGTGTCTCATTGGCTTCGACTTTTAGATAGCCATGAATTTCGCTCCGTCATTTTCTTCAAGAATCACGGACCTAAATCGGGAGGATCCATTCGTCATCCTCATATGCAGATTATCGGGCTCAACCATATGGATAGCAACCGCTTAGTAGAGCCTGCCCACTTCGAAGGAATACTTATTGCAAAAAGCCATCACGTTGAATGGAACCTCTCCACCTCGCCAAGAATGGGCTTTTACGAATTTAATGTGGTTTCCGAACAGGGTGAAACGAAGCAAATGGCGGAGTTTATCCAACGCACTTGCCATTATATTTTGAACCATTTTTATAGATGCGATAGCTACAATCTGTTCTTTTACCAAGTTGGAGATAAGTTAATCGCTAAGATTATTCCTAGATTCGTTACTTCTCCGTTATTCGTGGGCTATTCGATTCCCCAAGTGGCCATGAATCTTGAAGATATCGTGAGATCTGTTCAGAAGTTATATGTTTGA